In Mus musculus strain C57BL/6J chromosome 14, GRCm38.p6 C57BL/6J, the following are encoded in one genomic region:
- the Gm16506 gene encoding predicted gene 16506 isoform X1: protein MGQAGKPILMGSQAGMLSMLLRIFQRENRIHTDTRPRQKEAGRPSWWERARNNWSWRRHRSAGAASPQAPTINEQEKRHERLEKLKRELQNIKNARNELQGILANYTNKDLNDRINFETFMLVMQHDQVMTDLKRMPQDISEALSKCKQLTKENQFYCFRNCHLLIESNLIQHKVRMLRKENRQLLREQIALEEGNIETKILCNEGSQKIKGYYTKQQQVG, encoded by the exons ATGGGGCAAGCTGGTAAGCCG atcctcatgggttcccaagcaggcatgttgtccatgctcctcaggatatttcagagagagaatagaatacacacagacaccagaccaaggcagaaggaggccggccgcccgtcatggtgggaaagggcaagaaacaattggtcatggagaaggcaca GGTCTGCTGGGGCGGCATCACCCCAAGCCCCCACCATCAATGAGCAGGAGAAGAGACACGAGAGGTTGGAGAAGCTCAAAAGAGAGCTCCAGAACATAAAAAATGCCAGAAACGAACTTCAGGGAATCCTGGCCAactacactaacaaggatttaaatgacag gatcaactttgagacattcatgcttgtgatgcaacatgaccaggtgatgactgacctgaagagaatgccccaggacatcagtgaggccttgtccaagtgcaagcagttgactaaagaaaatcagttctactg cttcaggaactgccacctcctgattgaatctaacctcatccagcacaaagtcaggatgttgaggaaggagaacagacagctgctaagggagcagattgcattggaagaaggcaacatagaaacaaaaatactatgtaatgaaggcagccagaagatcaaAGGCTACTATactaagcagcagcaggtaggatga
- the Gm16506 gene encoding predicted gene 16506, with amino-acid sequence MGSQAGMLSMLLRIFQRENRIHTDTRPRQKEAGRPSWWERARNNWSWRRHRSAGAASPQAPTINEQEKRHERLEKLKRELQNIKNARNELQGILANYTNKDLNDRINFETFMLVMQHDQVMTDLKRMPQDISEALSKCKQLTKENQFYCFRNCHLLIESNLIQHKVRMLRKENRQLLREQIALEEGNIETKILCNEGSQKIKGYYTKQQQV; translated from the exons atgggttcccaagcaggcatgttgtccatgctcctcaggatatttcagagagagaatagaatacacacagacaccagaccaaggcagaaggaggccggccgcccgtcatggtgggaaagggcaagaaacaattggtcatggagaaggcaca GGTCTGCTGGGGCGGCATCACCCCAAGCCCCCACCATCAATGAGCAGGAGAAGAGACACGAGAGGTTGGAGAAGCTCAAAAGAGAGCTCCAGAACATAAAAAATGCCAGAAACGAACTTCAGGGAATCCTGGCCAactacactaacaaggatttaaatgacag gatcaactttgagacattcatgcttgtgatgcaacatgaccaggtgatgactgacctgaagagaatgccccaggacatcagtgaggccttgtccaagtgcaagcagttgactaaagaaaatcagttctactg cttcaggaactgccacctcctgattgaatctaacctcatccagcacaaagtcaggatgttgaggaaggagaacagacagctgctaagggagcagattgcattggaagaaggcaacatagaaacaaaaatactatgtaatgaaggcagccagaagatcaaAGGCTACTATactaagcagcagcag GTCTGA